GCGTCACCTGATGGTATGTTAAATAATGGAGagttgaataataaatttggattaatagaaataaaatgtcCTTGGTCAAAGAGAAACTATACACCCAAAGAATTAGTACTCGACGATTCTttttatgtgaaaataaaaaatgacaaaccAGTCTTGCGAAAAAAACACGAAAATGGATATTACACTCAAATACAAATGGCTCTTGGCATATCACAAGTAACATTTTGTGATTTCATTGTTTATACATTCAAAGGATGTATTATTATTCGAATTCCTTTTGATATAACGTACTTTAAAGATGttgtaaataaactaaacttattttatatcaaaaatcttTTACCAGCTATCATTGAACTTGAGATTAATGAAATTGAACAATAAATTATATGGcgaataaaacattattatttaaaagcagtttttttattacattagaaaaataaattcttttagtttaaaaaaatattatgttttttctgTATCTTTTATTAATAGTGATTGAAAGTTTGCAAGGAGACAAATAATAGTCCAAATTTGATTTACTGAACCATGCAAAGATAAAGATATTTCATTACGAATTATTTTATATCGCTTTATTCTTTGAATAGCACGCTCTATATGTATTCGTACAGATGCAATAGTTTGGCTTTCTTTAACCTCAGCTAATGTAAATTGGTTTCGACCTTCTAAAAATAAAGAGATTTTTGGACTTACATTTATATTTGCTAATTCCTCTTCAATTGTAAACCCTCTATCTGCAATTACAGAATCATCTTTATCccataaagttttattttaaaaatccgctTCTTCTTACTATTTCCTTATCTGATACTGATCCTGGATACAACTGACTTACAAAGACTATAGCACCGGAAGGAGATATTCCTAATAATCCCTTGTAAGTAACATGACTTTTGTAACTTGAATACATAGAACTCTGAATATTTAAAGATGATGGTATTTGACAAAACAACTCAGTGCAATCAATGATGCATCTTGGTTTTGGGTaagatcttttaaaacattcagGCATTGTCAAATCAATTTGTTCTCTAGAAGGCCAAATAGGTATCCTACCAAGTGTAAAGTACAAATAATTAATCCAGGATATTATATGTCttgatattgttgtttttggtaACTTAAACAACCATCCAATATGAGAAAGTGcaaatccatttttaaaataaacaagaatCATAAAAAGTGATCAAGTGCACTTAATTTTGGTTTCGGACcttttttttgcattgattctatgttgttgttgttgtttttttttcaacacttgACTGagaatcataaaattttaaaaacttacagTTTTCACCTGGGtccactaaaaaaaatatatcattgaaCCTGTCTACTTCTAAACCAGTTAAAGATTTGAACAAATTTGGTTCAGTggaaatattttcataattaaactcgtttttattttttattttaatttcatcatttaTATCGGAGTttactttagttaattttaagttttcatttttaagaaaatcgttttcatttttaaggaaattgttttcttttttaagttgctCTAATTGCTCTTTTAGAGTTTGACAATTTTCACAAACAACAACTTCTTTGGGCCAATCGatatgaaaatttatatcattttctatACCATAGCAAGGTTCACTTTAAAGCTTCTGTTGATATATTGTAACTAAgtcgtttttttaaagtttttttttcttttttaataatgttttctttaaatacaaaaatagacGGGATAGCATCTTGATGAAGTGTTTTTCTGCCAGAACAAGGTTTTAAGATTATATCacttatgttaaaatgaaaCTCACATACTAAGGTATACTTCTTTTCAACATTAAAATTGTCTACTCCTCCTTGTCGTCGAATGTTATTAAATACACTAAtccacttttttaacaaatgaggGTTGTTTTTAGGAAAAGTAAATAAACCTAtgtttgtcttatttttatgtttgtcaTACCTAGCATTTTTACACATTGGTACACAGCAATATTGACCCCTATCACCACTTTCCAGCTGTTTAGGACAAGTTTTAGTTGAACCAATATATACCTCCTCTTCTGCAACTCCAAGACTTatatccatattttttaaattctttttttaaataaagaaaaaaagatactaTTAagattaacaacaataaataaaaaaagataaaaacatcaTGTTCCtaagcaaaaaaacatttttgtagcaaataaaaaacaaaaaatgttaaaatgttttattttgaaaatttttattttgtcatggTTCGCCTCGATTTCAGATAGCCGTAACATAACATCATTGAAATTCGGGATGTGTCTGTTAATGgttaaaagcttaaaaaaaaatagaattaataacttgtaaattgaaactttttgcttttttgcatTAACAAAGGTTACCCGTTATTTGATAATGGTGCCCGGACAATAACCTTATTTGATAATGGTGCCCGGGCAATAACCGGGTACCCGTTAACAGCCTTATTTAAAGTGGTACCCTATGATATATCATATATCGATAAAACTTgatttatcatttaaaactaTGATATATCACTCAGTGGCGGATACAAAGAGTAAGGTGGTGGGGGATACAAAGAGTATGGTGGTGGGGTAACTAACCCCAATAAGAAATATCAAACATCagaatattattgaaaaatttttaaaagaaaaaacaaaatacaaaaaattattatacagctaactatttactttttttaaactaaaacaaaaactaagactaaagtaaaactaaaactatttcatagcattacaaaaaaattgttgcacttttaacatttttactatatCGAAGAAAAACGATGAaagtttcaaaacattttaatgttatCGTCATTCATTcattctattataaaattagataacagtaaaaaactgtaaattacTATCGttctattttgaaaattttctaaaacagttttgaaaaacttacgaaaaatattatataggtttggttttaatagtaaattttgtttatattaatttaattttaatttgtcgTATAATTTATATAGGTGATGAATATGCTAAAACTATTCTTAAACATACTACAAAGATATTAAGTAAAAGACGtcagaaaaaaacttaaatgctATATTTATGACCGCGAAATACAGGAAAACAAACAAATCGCGCAAACCTCAATACCAATGATCCTCTAACTTACGATAGAGTCAATGTTTATTTACCGTTCCTTGATAGCATACTTCTAAATTTACATTTCAGATTTTCTGATGAAACCTTAAACTCTTTTGAATTAAATGTAGCAATAccaagaaatttattatataaaacaaagacaGAGTTAACAGCATCCATAACTAATATACTGAGTTTTATGAAAGGGCTGCCCAACATAAACACTGTTGATGAGAATGTCTAactaatgaaagtttttttagaatttgaatTTTGGGAGCTAAAATGGAAAGGCGCAATCAAAAAGCAACAAGACCTACCTAAATTTGCACTGGAAGCATACAAGCAATATGATGGTAATGTCTTCctcttaaataaattattttgcagCTGTTTTGCACCCTTCCTCTTAGCGTTTCTTCGGGAGTACGGAGTTTCtcggttttaaaaagacttaaaacTTAGTTGAGATCCAATATAGGATAAGAACGATTAAATGGATAAGCAATGATGCATATCCATAGAGATTGTATCATAAATGTCGAAAAGATTATTGATAGTTttgcattttcaaaaactaGAAAGCTCAACTTTATATTgttgtttgttaaatttataaaagtctttattaataaaaagaatatactaaagatattattttgttgcaCATTACAGATAGGGCCAGATTTACCTATAGGCAGACAGGACTGCAGCCTGTGTACCATGATTTTAGCGGGCTCAATTTTTAAATGGgatatctttgaaaaaaaattgtggtaTTTAGAAGTGTTTAGGGCCCCAGAAATTTTTCTTTCTAGGGCAATCGAGGATATGAATCCGTCCCTTATAACAGACTAAataattactttcatttttttgattttttcaagatatttatatacagaaacatttaaaatacttataagcaaacttttcttaaattattctaaataatcaaataaaaaatctgaaagaaaaaaaagcggattttttttgttgttggttaAATTACCCCCCCCAGGACAAGGACCTGGATCCGCCACTGATATCActaaaacaaagatatattatataaaacttgatTTATCACTGAAACTATAATGTACCATTAATCGATAAAATTTCATAGCGTTCTAAGAGTTTCCTTGATAataacatgtttatatataaagaaacagttgttttattttactttaaaaagcaatgttgagtttttttgataagaagcattatttgttaaattacgTTATACTTTGTTAAACTTGTTAAACTACGTTATATAATGTtacattttgtatattatacatAGCATTATATTAAGTAACAGAATTATAACGTAATGAAGTGTAAATATATTAGAGATATATTTAGAGATTGGAAACTTTTTTACCACTAGACACCAGAGAGGGggataaaaatcttttcaacGCTAtcttaaatttacaaataacaatTCATTAATAGAATTCAGACTTCATCAAAGAATGTCTTGGTTTTGATGGTCAGAATTTAAATTGaacataaatctttttgtaCTGATGGAATATCTTTGTATTTGTGATGAGAGGCTCGTTGATATTACGACAAGtagtatgttttttaacttgatactaatatttttatataactttgatGTTGCTATCAAATACCACAATACAATAATCTAATCATATATCTGTATTCTTCCCATTTAGTTTCTGCGTTTTTAAGGGGCAACTACCCTATTTGCATAGCAATGCGTTGCTATGGGAGTGAATATTTTGTTGGTGAACTTATTCTGGAGTACTgtttcaaatatatgttttgatTTATATCTTCTTTGCTAAATAATATTCTGTTCCTTATTATGCTCAAACATAGGCCATTTACAATTGCGATTTTATCAAGTTATTAAAGCTAATTTATATAACagcagaaacaaaaaaatatgataaaatccTTTAGATTTTTTGGATGATTTGGATGTTATTAAGAACACAAAAATGAATGATAGAGTAAAGCAGAGAACAAAGTACCACAAAAAAGAAGAGTATTTAATGTGcagaaacataaaaatgcatGTAAAGTAAGTGGATGTGAGTTAAATGGCAGTAATATTTTAGGCGCATCtgctaagaaaaataaattcattacaAATGAAccaagtaaaaacattaaaaaaattagtgctTACAGTATtgtaaatacttaaattttatctaaagttcTTTCATTGTTGATTTGTCTTCAATGTAAAAACTGTGCACTGTACCTAGGTTATTACcatgaaaaaaagaaaggacAAGCATCGTTGCTATATTTGAAGTGTACTACACTATCttgtaattataaatatgaattttataCATCAGATAATTGTGTTAAAGAGTTTGATATTAAAACAGGACAATATATGCAATGAGAGTATTAGGACATGGTCATACTGGAATTGAAAAATTTACTCAGCTTATGAATATACCTTAACCCATGACACccaaaaattatacaaaaatagcaacaaaaactGGACCAGGAATTCCTGTTGATGTTATTCACAAAATCAAGCCAATATATGCTGATTTAATATATGCTGATTTAAGTAAAGATTCTTAATTAGTAAAGTGTCTGCATGGCAAAACCCagaattttaatgaaagttttaataattgaatATGGGGAAAATTAACGTAATTATGTTGGTTTCTCCAGTTTAGAGTTCGGAGTGAACGATGCTGTTGCAAATTATAACATTGGTATGAAgtctgttattttaatttatgaaaaactaaatatgaaaccAGGACATTTTACTTTAGCTGGTTACAGACTCATAAACAAAAAACGAATTAATCTATCATCATTTAAATCGAGTGAAAGTTTTAAGATTAAACGAAAGTTGTTACGACGTCAAATATTGTCAAAGAATGATCACCAAAAGTCAATAGAAAAGGCCAAGAAATATTAAGAATCtggtagttttaaaaatattcttttaaaaagtaatttttttaaagaaatatttatgaaatgaacaataatttatgattttatattttgttttgcgTTTTCTGATAGTTTGCTTTTTAAACACGCCGGTAAATAAATCTTGAAAAGTATACATGCTATCATTATGAATTTTTCAGGAATTGTTCATTTTGCCAATATTCATGATATGATCGGAGTAGAATTTCTAATATGACTTAAGATTTTgagttaataagtttttttctttgcattttgacctttttttaaaaaacgtaattTGTCTGTagctttttttggaaaaaaatatttattcaaaaatctgcTTCGTTCATATCACAAATTTAGATATTTAGAACAGTTCTGCAAAACTTCATTGACACTCCTTTACTCACAAGTCTTTGTTTTTTTACGGCGTAAAGACAGTTTTTGTGGTATTTTCAGCTATTTTTTTTGGTTACCATAGCAACGAGCTACCTTTTATGTGTTTTGTGGTATTTTTAATGTCAGTATAATATCTCCTATGTGTCTAaagaaaaagttactttttatgtGTAGTTTTGAAATTTGAGGGTCGTTGCCCCTTAAGGAGATTTTATGAGTATGAATTTATCGCATTGcttaaaaaactatactttttcaaaagaaaaatatttttttttgcaatgttatTCACATCCATAATGTTGACACAGCCGATAAATTCCAGgagcttaatttttaatttttttttaatgtggtaACAAACCTTGACTACAAcaacaacacaaaaaaacaagctatttattttccgtaaatcgtttttacaatagttttaataataataataataataacaatttttttaaatgaaatgttaTGAAATTAACTAAAACTTAACTTAATTAACTGAATTAACTGAAActgaaattaacttttaaatgaaatattatgaaaataactTGCAATTGTACTgagaaatgtttcaaaaaaaataaaagataactGAATGAGAATAAAATCTACTTTCAGCTAAAGctaattttactgtttttgtttataattattaaactattcttaaaaaaaatttgagcgtagaaaaaaaacttttatttattcagCAAGATgtaacttttatcttttttgcactttttgcTTATATGAGGATTCGATTTTTTTTGCAgggttaaaataaaatcttaatcgTTAACTTTTTGTAACCTGTTgctacgatatatatatatatatatatatatatatatatatatatatatatatatatatatatatatatatacatacatatatatatatatatatatatatatatatatatatatatatatatatatatatacatacatatatatatatatacatacatatatatatatatatatatatatatatatatatatatatatatatatatatatatatatatatatatatatatatatatatatatatatatatatatatatatatatatatatatatatatatatatatatatatatatatatatatatatgaatgttggAAAAGTGTGGTACGAGTAAGAGACCATTTCTTGACACGTCAAGTGTTAATAGTTGAGGGGGGGTCCGTCGTCAAGTGACGGGAAATAGTGAGGAGAGAATAAGCACACAAAAATGGTCAggaattttaatttgtttaatgaagCGTGACGAACAGTATATAAagagtgaaaaaaataaaataggttCATAATCAATGGAATCGAAAAATAAACCGTTACAACAATCTCAAACTCCAGCGACAGTGGCAGTAGTTCAACCTTATAAACCTGATCCTCCAATAGATAATGGTGGTACGCACGACTCGCATGGGAATTGTATTCGATATTTTAAAGTGCGTTAATAAAGGAAAAATAGTGTCGATATTAGCACTTTTGAgattgtttattgttattgtagtgGGAGGATATTTATTTGGAGCGTTATTGGgagtttttatattacttggaACGATGTTGGGATTATatgtttgtaataaaattattaaaaacgaattgtaaatttttatattgtatattatatattataaatattattttccaaTTCTATTAATTCCGTAAGAAATTCCACCAGAGATAGCTTCACCCAAAACAGCTTTACTAATGGTAGGTAGAAGAGCGCTTGTAAAGGAAGGTAAAACGACTTTAGATACCATTCCTAAAAGAAGTCATAAAAGTTTTCCACGCATAATtcttgatttatgttttttataatgtctTTTATAATGTCTTTTTTCGTGTCttcttttatacatttttttatcgcGGTATAAGAGATGATAATAAAGTCGGTGCTAAAACTGCAGCTAACAATGGAAGAAATTTACCACGCATGCGTTTTCTTAAATGTCTTCTTAAACGTTTTCTACCTGCGCCTTTTAACAGAGGTAAACAAAACTCTTCCTCTTCCTCTTTTTCTATGCATTACGACATGTTTGAGGTCggttaaagtaaatttattttgtaaagttgtgtttttttaaaatgatcaaatttagttttttgcatttgtttcttttaagcTACATACCAAgggtaaactttaaattttttttaagtgtttgctAAATCTCCTCCTCGTAATTTTCTTCGTCTTCTTAAGCGCTTTCTACCTGCGCCTTTTAAAGGAGGTAAATAAACTCTTCCCCTCCCTCTTTATTTAcacgaacttttttttattttacaagcggtgcaacaaaattttttacgcATTGCGTTGCTTTTGAAGATAATCCAAAGCGTAGCCTCCTACGTTTGATTTTAGTAGAcgttttgcaaaatttttaactttggtGAAAAATTTTCCTTTTCCTCTATGATGACGTGCACTACCTCTGTGATGACGACGGCGACAGTAACCAATTCTTCTTGTACGCCCGCGAGCCATTAacacaagaaattaaaaaaaacaagatttatgatttttaagatgtttttagaaataaatagtcgtttgcttataaaataattaatacaaatagggttcgtttaataaaagtaaaaatgttttttataacaaattaagaCGATTTAAATTTGGTAGGAATATAGTTAACTTCATAATCGTCTCCTATCCCGCTTTCTACAAGTTCAGCTGGATATTGCAAATACATAATAAGTACACCTTTAAATTGATCTGTAAATTGTATACTGATTTGGAACGAATTATTTCCAGCAATAACAGCAGGAGGTTTATTGATGACAAAATTAAAATCGCTCGTGGTGTCAATGACTAAAGGTTCACTAGTGTTAGTAGTACTAAAGTACAATTTAGGATGTCTCAAAAAACTCTCATcgtcattaatataaaaatcggctacattgttaatattaaaagtagagGGTGTATTTCCTTTACACCAGGAAGCATAACTTTTCCAAATTGACCATTGATCGTCTTGCTTTGTCAAATCGTATTCAGTACTATCACCTGCTGAATTAACAAATGTTCTTATGTAATTATAAAGTGcgacttttttaataatgctgCAAGCAATTTCAACTGGCGTAAAACAGCCTTTGCTGAAATGatcactttcttttttagaattaaCGAAAAATATAATGCTGTGGGGTACAATATTGGCTGTTTTTATACTTCCCAAATTGACAGTGACTTCTTTAACATTTTCTACATTGGTTACAACTTATTCGTAGTGAGCGATACGTAGTTAAGTAtacattttgtcttttttactgttgagattaaaacattttagggtCAACTAGGTTTGAGTCTATACGAAATGCAATAAACCATTGCGTTTTTAATAGCTACTCCCACATTGGCAAGCGCTGTTATGTCGGCGTCTGTAATAGGTCTTATCCATTCTAATAGTTGAttcatatcatttttaatatatagttctgatctaatttgtttattttttccaaaatgttcTTTCATTTGATAAACTTCGCATAACAAATTCAAAGGTACTCTAAATTTACAACCTTTTTCTCCAGTTATGAAAGCATTATATCTATCTCTTAGCGCTGTTTGATAAGAGGCAGGAGCAGGAGCAACTCCGCTTCCTACTGCGGTGAGTGGTCTAATGAGTCCATTAGGATCTGCAGCTTGCACAAGCGCTTTGGTTTCAGCATAACTAATAGGGTTTGTGCCATTTTCAGTGTCTTCTGTTAAACCTACATTAGGATTAATCATCAATTCTCTAAAAGGTttcatttaactatttttaatcagcattgatttaaattgatcataAGAACAATTAATGATAGCATTGTTTGCACAagtagtattatttttttgataattgggataaaatttaatagttttaaataaagcttgAATAAAGTTGTTGCAAAGGCACACTTTTTTACTAATTCATCGTCTGTTGTAAGTGTAAATCTTGTTTGtgtgctcaaatttttatatagaaataaatcaaaatccAAATACCAATCTTGTGGATATGTCCATTCGCTAAGTATAGTggtaaaagaaattaaattactcGTGTCCGAAGTAagatcataataaaatttttgattattaacAGCAATGACTTTATCTTGAGCTTGAGCTGTTTGAAAACCaggatatttttcatttaaaatagctttatatTCTGCGCTAATATTACCACTTGTTGCTTCTTGCAATAAACGATTTTCGTGGTCGGCTTGTGCCAAAACATCTTCAATAGTAACATGACCATTTGCATTGGGTGTATAACGATTGTCGTCACCATCTCTCATATATTTAGCTAATgaacccattttttttttaaaaaggaaaaattatttttttttatttattcatcttCTGATTCTGaagtgctttttttaaatgatatttttttatttttaacgtcTTTTAAAGCACGAGTGTAACTaagttcaattaaactttttttattcatttttctttttttcgttACTCTGCATGAGTGGATTTGATAAAATGGCTCTTTGTTGAATAATACAGTTTCCACATAATCTGTTTATTTTGTCGACTGCATTGACTTCTTGAAAGCATTGTGAACAGATGTGTAAAGGAGTTGATTTcgttttaggttttttttcaacaatttcttcTTCTTCTAAACTTTCGGTTTCAGATTCTGAATATTTTCGTTTTTTAGGTTTAGGTTtgatttgtacatttttttttattttcttgggAGGTTTTTCATCTTGTacttcttcttttttcttttttctttttttgatttcgtTCAATTCGGATTTCATGTTTTGTAAATCAGATTTAGTAGCATATTGAGATAGTTGATTTTGTAATTGTTgcatatgatttttaaattgaataaattgaTCTTTAGGATTTATTTTTGATTCTTGCATCATTTTTTCTTCTAagttaactaaatttttgtGATATCTTCTTTTGGCACAAAAGAGACTcactttttgtaaaatagagagagagaaaaattataacaacttcttttttttttatattctcttaatcctaataaaaaataaaagacattattttatactaatcAAACTAGTTATATGTAAAACGGAACCATATGAATCTTTAACGTACGATTCAAAAAAACAGTAGAACTAAGATTATTAAAAGTGAGCGGTTCAGATTTTGAATTAAGAAACGACCATCTTGTTTGTTTCCAATCGTCCACATCGTTGATATCAAAGGTGGTTAAATGTCCTTGAATGGAAGTGTTacgattttttataaaatgattattggtAGTGATTTGAGTAGAACTAGTATAgtctaataaattaaaaaatgcaacaatTCCAGGAACGTAAATTTTGTTCATATACATTCCACATTGGACAGCCTGatcacatttaataaaaatgtaagcgTCTGTAGTTGAAGGAAAATTGGAAACA
This portion of the Hydra vulgaris chromosome 13, alternate assembly HydraT2T_AEP genome encodes:
- the LOC136089921 gene encoding uncharacterized protein LOC136089921 translates to MLIKYILNFDSLIPVFTQKYNLSDSKLFEKAIQHGKEFEPIARDIYKDIMKHKLNHSIKCRETRIVIQPKLPWLAASPDGMLNNGELNNKFGLIEIKCPWSKRNYTPKELVLDDSFYVKIKNDKPVLRKKHENGYYTQIQMALGISQVTFCDFIVYTFKGCIIIRIPFDITYFKDVVNKLNLFYIKNLLPAIIELEINEIEQ
- the LOC136089922 gene encoding uncharacterized protein LOC136089922 — translated: MILVYFKNGFALSHIGWLFKLPKTTISRHIISWINYLYFTLGRIPIWPSREQIDLTMPECFKRSYPKPRCIIDCTELFCQIPSSLNIQSSMYSSYKSHVTYKGLLGISPSGAIVFVNRGFTIEEELANINVSPKISLFLEGRNQFTLAEVKESQTIASVRIHIERAIQRIKRYKIIRNEISLSLHGSVNQIWTIICLLANFQSLLIKDTEKT